The Erythrobacter sp. F6033 genome window below encodes:
- a CDS encoding PAS domain-containing protein, with the protein MCGAPSASVSLVEAERQRFLTSEGLDVTETPRSTSFCATTMLGADIFEVLDASTDERFRDYALVSGTSHLRYYVGAPLISREGASLGALCVIDTNTHPEPLSEMQREGLRVLAEAVMRRIEAHREANRTLAEIQLSAARVQFVLDSVPDIAWSAAPGVTFDYFNARWEKTTGLPRPKSVEEWRSVIHPEDYEATREKFTAAVSKAEPFEDEWRMKQADGSYRYVLSRAVPSTHDPATARWYGTLTDIDDAYRISQERELLAGELAHRIKNIFSVIIGLISIHSHSDAAHKAFGDMLADNVRALSRAQEFALRIGNHSEENLQDLLGVLMAPYGLPGSNSVNITGENVPAGRRATTPLALTFHELATNSAKYGALSVAGGTLSIAVERVDESVKIIWTENGGPQTKAPDNAGFGSRLIQMSIRNQLGGQIEQDWRGEGLHAEITIPLARLAQ; encoded by the coding sequence TTGTGCGGCGCACCGAGCGCGTCTGTCAGCCTGGTTGAAGCCGAACGGCAGCGTTTTCTCACCTCCGAAGGTCTTGATGTGACGGAGACGCCGCGCTCCACCAGCTTCTGCGCCACCACAATGTTGGGCGCGGATATTTTTGAAGTCCTCGATGCAAGCACAGATGAGCGGTTTCGTGACTATGCTCTGGTCTCGGGCACAAGCCATCTGAGATATTATGTGGGCGCGCCGCTTATCTCCCGCGAAGGAGCCTCGCTGGGCGCTTTGTGTGTGATCGACACGAATACGCATCCTGAGCCTTTGAGCGAGATGCAACGCGAGGGATTGCGCGTGCTTGCCGAAGCGGTGATGCGCCGGATCGAAGCCCACCGCGAGGCTAACCGTACGCTGGCTGAAATTCAGCTAAGCGCAGCGCGGGTGCAATTTGTGCTCGACAGCGTACCCGATATCGCATGGTCGGCCGCGCCGGGAGTGACTTTTGATTACTTCAATGCGCGTTGGGAAAAGACCACAGGATTGCCGCGGCCAAAGAGTGTCGAAGAGTGGCGCAGCGTTATCCATCCCGAAGATTACGAGGCAACGCGCGAGAAGTTTACCGCCGCAGTCAGCAAAGCGGAGCCATTCGAAGACGAATGGCGGATGAAGCAGGCCGATGGCAGCTATCGCTATGTGCTTTCACGGGCCGTTCCTTCGACCCATGACCCCGCCACAGCGCGTTGGTATGGCACGCTGACCGATATCGATGACGCATATCGCATATCGCAAGAACGCGAATTGCTCGCTGGAGAGCTGGCGCACCGGATCAAGAATATTTTCTCGGTAATCATCGGGCTGATATCCATACATTCCCACAGCGACGCCGCGCACAAAGCGTTTGGCGATATGCTTGCCGACAATGTTCGTGCGCTTTCCCGGGCGCAGGAATTCGCGCTGCGGATCGGCAATCATTCCGAAGAGAACCTGCAGGATCTCCTCGGCGTGCTGATGGCGCCATACGGTTTGCCCGGAAGCAATAGCGTGAATATCACAGGTGAGAATGTGCCCGCCGGAAGGCGTGCGACCACGCCGCTTGCCCTGACCTTTCATGAACTTGCCACCAACTCGGCAAAGTATGGCGCACTCAGCGTGGCTGGCGGCACCCTTTCCATCGCGGTCGAGCGCGTCGATGAAAGTGTGAAAATCATCTGGACAGAGAACGGCGGCCCTCAAACCAAGGCGCCAGACAATGCTGGTTTTGGATCGCGTCTGATCCAGATGTCGATCCGCAATCAACTGGGCGGGCAGATCGAGCAAGATTGGCGCGGCGAAGGTTTGCACGCAGAAATCACCATTCCGCTCGCTCGGCTGGCTCAATAA
- a CDS encoding ATP-binding cassette domain-containing protein produces the protein MPPAEISPDAVTFDAVERRYGEHGEVVAVGGVDCRIAKGSFVALVGASGSGKSTLLKMVNTLVAPSGGRVLFSGEDVTSLNQSQLRRRVGYVFQGIGLFPHFSVGENIAIGPRLAGETLPDERIAELLTLVELDSEMAGRMPDELSGGQRQRVGVARALAGDPELLLMDEPFGALDPITRDALGEKVRELHERLGLTTIMVTHDMAEALLLADRVLVMDAGEIQADCAPHALLKGEGGDIAQGLVSVPRQQAERLAAMEGRLK, from the coding sequence ATGCCACCCGCTGAAATATCTCCCGATGCCGTGACCTTCGACGCGGTTGAGCGGCGTTATGGAGAGCACGGCGAAGTTGTCGCAGTGGGCGGCGTCGATTGCCGGATCGCGAAAGGAAGCTTTGTCGCGCTCGTCGGGGCATCGGGATCAGGCAAGTCGACCCTGCTCAAAATGGTCAACACACTTGTCGCGCCCAGCGGCGGCCGTGTCTTATTCTCTGGCGAGGATGTTACCTCGCTCAACCAATCTCAGCTGCGCCGCCGCGTCGGATATGTGTTTCAGGGCATCGGCCTGTTCCCGCATTTCAGCGTCGGAGAGAACATTGCAATCGGGCCGCGTCTTGCGGGCGAGACCTTACCGGACGAGCGCATTGCGGAGCTGTTAACGCTCGTAGAACTCGATTCGGAAATGGCAGGCCGAATGCCGGATGAACTCTCCGGCGGTCAGCGTCAGAGGGTGGGCGTCGCGCGCGCATTGGCCGGTGATCCCGAACTGCTATTGATGGACGAACCGTTTGGCGCGCTTGACCCGATCACCCGCGATGCTCTGGGCGAGAAAGTCCGGGAGCTGCACGAAAGGCTGGGCCTGACCACCATTATGGTGACGCATGATATGGCCGAAGCACTGCTGTTGGCTGACCGTGTGCTGGTGATGGACGCTGGGGAGATACAGGCGGATTGTGCGCCGCATGCGCTGCTGAAAGGCGAAGGCGGCGACATTGCGCAAGGGCTCGTTTCCGTGCCCCGGCAGCAGGCTGAAAGGCTCGCTGCGATGGAAGGGCGGCTGAAATGA
- a CDS encoding ABC transporter permease/substrate-binding protein, protein MENFAEILFGLGDKLTAHIVLSASAIGLGIAVALPLAVWASRSQTVSRVALGFASLVQTIPALALLALFFPILLSLRSVFGEGLPTLGFLPALLALALYALLPILRNAVTAQANLDPGVLEAADGVGMTSWQKLRLVEAPLSAPFVMAGIRTASVWTIGAATLATTIGQPSLGDPIFAGLQTQNWALVLAGCFASAALALIVDLLLGLIERGLAARNVRQWGGGMLAVALGILAALAFQFGDDWFGEEREDGDLGPIIIASKQFSEQYILAQLIGAQLEKAGYEVEYRDGLGSAVVHSAVASSNIDVSVDYTGTIWTNNLKRTDNPGREEMYQTIRAWEAEENGVRVLGRLGFENAYAFAMRGDRAAELGVSSLGDLVPIARNLTVGGDPEFFERPEWIAVRDAYGLEFAANRNFSPTFMYNALRSGEADVISAYTSDGRIAADKLVVLEDPQEALPSYDAMVMLSPRVSQEEGIAEALQPLIGAINVEAMREANFAVDREGDGKLSPKDAAAQLAEKIGL, encoded by the coding sequence ATGGAAAACTTCGCAGAAATCCTGTTCGGCCTTGGCGATAAGCTAACCGCGCATATCGTGCTGTCGGCGAGCGCGATCGGGCTGGGCATTGCTGTGGCTCTGCCACTGGCAGTCTGGGCAAGCCGCTCACAGACGGTAAGCCGCGTTGCACTTGGCTTTGCGAGCCTTGTTCAGACCATCCCGGCGCTTGCCCTGCTCGCGCTGTTTTTCCCGATCCTGTTGTCGCTGCGCAGCGTGTTTGGCGAGGGGTTGCCGACGCTGGGCTTCCTCCCTGCTTTGCTTGCGCTTGCGCTTTATGCGCTGCTCCCAATCCTGCGCAACGCCGTTACCGCTCAGGCCAATCTCGATCCCGGCGTGCTCGAAGCCGCTGACGGTGTTGGCATGACAAGCTGGCAAAAACTGCGCCTTGTCGAAGCTCCGCTCTCCGCGCCGTTCGTGATGGCGGGCATCCGCACCGCGAGCGTTTGGACCATCGGCGCGGCAACACTTGCGACAACAATAGGCCAGCCCAGCCTTGGCGATCCCATCTTTGCGGGCCTTCAGACTCAGAACTGGGCGCTGGTTCTGGCGGGCTGTTTCGCCAGTGCTGCATTGGCGTTGATTGTCGATCTGCTGCTCGGCCTGATCGAACGTGGCCTCGCGGCGCGAAATGTGCGGCAATGGGGCGGCGGTATGCTGGCCGTGGCCCTTGGCATTCTGGCAGCACTTGCATTCCAGTTCGGTGACGACTGGTTTGGCGAAGAGCGCGAGGATGGCGACCTCGGCCCAATCATCATCGCATCCAAGCAGTTCTCCGAGCAATATATCCTCGCCCAACTGATCGGCGCGCAGCTTGAGAAAGCCGGATACGAAGTCGAATATCGTGACGGGCTGGGCTCGGCGGTGGTGCACAGCGCCGTCGCCTCTTCCAATATCGACGTCTCTGTCGACTACACTGGCACAATCTGGACTAACAATCTGAAGCGCACCGACAATCCGGGTCGCGAAGAGATGTATCAAACGATCCGGGCATGGGAGGCCGAAGAAAACGGCGTTCGCGTGCTCGGGCGGCTCGGTTTTGAAAACGCCTATGCGTTTGCAATGCGAGGCGATCGCGCTGCAGAACTGGGCGTATCTTCGCTGGGCGACCTCGTCCCTATCGCACGCAATCTGACGGTCGGCGGTGATCCGGAATTTTTCGAACGGCCAGAATGGATTGCGGTTCGTGATGCCTATGGGTTGGAGTTCGCCGCAAATCGCAATTTCTCGCCCACATTTATGTACAATGCCCTGCGCTCTGGCGAAGCTGACGTGATCAGCGCCTATACTTCTGACGGAAGGATTGCGGCAGACAAACTCGTGGTGCTCGAAGACCCTCAAGAGGCACTGCCCAGCTATGATGCGATGGTGATGCTTTCGCCGCGTGTCTCACAAGAAGAGGGCATCGCCGAAGCGCTGCAGCCGCTGATCGGGGCGATCAATGTCGAAGCCATGCGCGAGGCGAACTTCGCTGTCGACCGTGAAGGTGATGGCAAGCTTAGCCCCAAAGACGCAGCGGCGCAGCTTGCAGAAAAAATTGGTCTCTAA
- a CDS encoding DUF2147 domain-containing protein, producing MIARAFLAVMTALAAFTLGMAPALAAGPVNGRWITEDKDAIVTIQSCGNATCGTISRFLVSPPDGPGQRDIYNPDPVKKKRKLLGLPVLTQFKADKSQWRGRIYDPKTGKSYRSILRRKDANTLEVKGCIGPFCQTQIWKRAK from the coding sequence ATGATCGCGCGCGCCTTTCTTGCCGTTATGACTGCTCTGGCGGCTTTCACGCTGGGCATGGCGCCCGCCCTTGCGGCAGGCCCCGTGAATGGCCGCTGGATAACGGAAGACAAGGACGCGATTGTAACAATCCAATCATGTGGCAATGCGACCTGCGGCACGATTTCGCGTTTTCTTGTTTCTCCACCGGATGGCCCCGGACAGCGCGATATCTACAATCCCGATCCCGTTAAGAAGAAGCGCAAGCTGCTTGGCTTGCCTGTGCTGACCCAATTCAAAGCTGACAAAAGCCAATGGCGTGGACGGATTTACGATCCGAAAACCGGCAAGAGCTATCGTTCGATCCTTCGGCGCAAGGATGCGAACACGCTAGAGGTGAAAGGCTGCATCGGCCCGTTCTGCCAAACCCAGATCTGGAAACGCGCGAAGTAG
- a CDS encoding SAM-dependent methyltransferase: MANNTADLDWIDCHALRREAQTGGNRERERDSVNDDGAWRPRALALIDPESDEDARAKAEADAAEKAAREAELKAKAAAEEAAALEAQRLAEEQAKAEREAQQKAQAEAARKAKEEAEAEAKRAAAELAEAEAAKKAKAEAKAKEEAEKAAREEAARKEAEAKAEAEEKAKKAAADKAKKEADERARKEAEEKAKAEAVQKAREEEAARQQAEEEARAKELASLDLGQSFRRLIRENGPISLAQYMGDSNARYYASRDPLGDEGDFITAPEISQMFGELVGLWIADLWVKMGASKNIHYVELGPGRGTLAKDVLKTAGKYGFDPQIHFVEGSLELRKIQRQAVPTVRFHNDLSTLPDDRPLLIVANEFFDALPVHQLVRSADGWRERMVGLEGDKFVFVAGDKPMDSIVPKSWKSASQGALIETSPAASTVMAEIAQRLTNQGGAALIADYGPPELREGSTLQALKDHKKVDPLEHPGEADLTTHVDFEMLQDVAVKNGAEVMGLQQQGEWLRQLHIDTRLEALKRQTPQKADQLQRQRDRLVEDDQMGVLFKVLGLCGRRWPFGEGFD; this comes from the coding sequence ATGGCTAACAATACCGCTGATCTTGATTGGATTGATTGTCACGCTTTACGCCGTGAAGCGCAAACCGGTGGGAACCGGGAGCGTGAGCGCGACAGCGTAAACGATGACGGCGCCTGGCGCCCGCGCGCCCTTGCACTGATTGATCCTGAATCCGATGAAGATGCGCGCGCCAAAGCAGAGGCCGACGCGGCCGAAAAAGCAGCGCGCGAGGCGGAACTAAAGGCGAAAGCTGCCGCTGAGGAAGCAGCCGCTTTGGAAGCGCAAAGGCTGGCTGAGGAACAAGCCAAAGCAGAGCGAGAAGCCCAGCAAAAGGCGCAAGCAGAAGCAGCGCGCAAGGCCAAAGAAGAAGCCGAAGCCGAAGCGAAGCGTGCGGCCGCTGAATTGGCGGAGGCAGAGGCGGCAAAGAAAGCCAAGGCCGAAGCCAAAGCAAAAGAAGAAGCCGAAAAAGCAGCACGCGAAGAGGCTGCTCGCAAAGAGGCTGAGGCGAAAGCCGAGGCTGAAGAAAAGGCCAAAAAGGCCGCTGCAGACAAAGCAAAGAAAGAGGCCGACGAACGCGCTCGTAAGGAGGCCGAAGAGAAAGCCAAAGCCGAGGCAGTCCAGAAGGCTCGCGAAGAAGAGGCTGCACGGCAGCAGGCCGAGGAAGAGGCGCGCGCCAAAGAGCTTGCATCGCTCGATCTCGGTCAGTCATTCCGCCGTCTGATCCGCGAGAACGGTCCGATTAGCCTCGCGCAATATATGGGTGATAGCAACGCGCGCTATTATGCCAGCCGCGATCCACTGGGCGATGAAGGCGACTTCATAACTGCGCCTGAAATCAGCCAAATGTTCGGCGAACTCGTTGGTCTTTGGATTGCGGACCTTTGGGTCAAAATGGGCGCGTCGAAAAACATCCATTACGTTGAATTGGGCCCTGGTCGCGGCACACTGGCCAAGGATGTTCTGAAGACCGCTGGAAAATACGGTTTCGACCCGCAAATCCATTTTGTCGAAGGCTCGCTGGAACTGCGCAAAATACAGCGTCAGGCTGTCCCGACCGTGCGGTTTCACAACGACCTTTCGACGCTTCCAGATGATCGTCCGCTTTTGATCGTAGCTAACGAGTTCTTCGATGCGTTGCCGGTGCATCAACTGGTCCGCTCGGCTGATGGTTGGCGAGAGCGGATGGTTGGCTTGGAAGGCGACAAATTTGTCTTTGTCGCGGGCGACAAACCGATGGATTCGATCGTCCCGAAAAGCTGGAAAAGCGCATCGCAGGGCGCGCTTATCGAAACCAGTCCTGCGGCCTCGACGGTGATGGCAGAGATTGCCCAGCGGCTGACCAATCAAGGCGGGGCTGCGCTGATCGCGGATTATGGACCGCCAGAGCTGCGCGAAGGTTCAACTTTGCAGGCGCTGAAGGACCATAAAAAGGTCGACCCGCTTGAGCATCCCGGGGAAGCCGATCTGACAACGCATGTCGATTTTGAAATGCTTCAAGACGTCGCGGTGAAGAACGGTGCCGAGGTCATGGGACTACAGCAGCAAGGCGAATGGCTGCGCCAGCTTCACATCGACACCCGGCTGGAGGCATTGAAGCGGCAGACGCCGCAAAAGGCGGATCAACTGCAACGCCAGCGTGACCGTCTGGTCGAAGACGATCAAATGGGCGTGCTGTTTAAAGTGCTGGGCCTGTGTGGTCGCCGTTGGCCGTTTGGTGAGGGTTTCGACTAA
- the lgt gene encoding prolipoprotein diacylglyceryl transferase → MLSLLAASGAAAEPLYWSDLGLFPGFDLGFFTLRFYSLAYLIGVLFAYWHLSKSLKQPGAPMAQRHADDLFFYCTLGVILGGRLGYAIFYNPEIWANPLDVLKLWEGGMSFHGGLIGVLLAIAWVSRSGKLSFLRVCDYIAITYPLGHFLGRLANFNNGELWGRASDVPWAMVFCDGIPREGVRCATTEIARHPSQLYQAGLEGLLPFIVLMLLFWKTNARYRPGLLVGTFTIMMGIARFVNEFFREPDSQLAEFAVRTGLSMGQWLTIPLILIGLIVTLYAVKRKPVGTGSVSATA, encoded by the coding sequence GTGCTGTCACTACTTGCCGCAAGCGGCGCTGCTGCTGAGCCACTTTACTGGTCCGATTTGGGGCTATTCCCTGGCTTTGATTTGGGCTTTTTTACGCTACGGTTCTATTCGCTTGCCTACCTTATCGGTGTCCTTTTCGCCTATTGGCATTTGTCTAAATCACTCAAGCAGCCAGGGGCGCCGATGGCGCAACGTCATGCTGATGATTTGTTCTTTTATTGCACGCTTGGGGTCATTCTGGGCGGACGGCTTGGCTATGCGATTTTCTATAATCCCGAAATCTGGGCGAATCCCCTCGATGTTTTGAAGCTTTGGGAAGGCGGGATGAGCTTCCACGGCGGATTGATCGGTGTGTTGCTTGCAATCGCTTGGGTTTCGCGCAGCGGCAAACTCTCATTTCTGCGCGTATGCGATTACATCGCGATAACGTATCCTTTGGGACATTTCCTCGGCCGGCTTGCCAATTTTAACAATGGAGAGCTTTGGGGCCGGGCCAGCGATGTGCCTTGGGCGATGGTCTTTTGCGATGGAATTCCACGTGAGGGAGTAAGGTGCGCCACAACAGAAATCGCCCGCCATCCGAGTCAGCTGTATCAGGCTGGATTGGAAGGCTTGCTTCCTTTCATTGTGCTGATGCTGCTTTTCTGGAAGACGAATGCGCGGTATCGCCCGGGCCTGCTGGTCGGAACATTCACAATAATGATGGGAATTGCCCGCTTCGTTAACGAATTCTTCCGTGAACCTGATTCACAACTGGCGGAGTTCGCAGTTCGAACCGGGCTTTCGATGGGGCAATGGCTAACAATACCGCTGATCTTGATTGGATTGATTGTCACGCTTTACGCCGTGAAGCGCAAACCGGTGGGAACCGGGAGCGTGAGCGCGACAGCGTAA
- a CDS encoding class I adenylate-forming enzyme family protein, which produces MPTQLDTALEAIIGELTKDGQPFATVPFERDGVEMPAFAAAPPTMAHYFAHFCNQHKDVPFLVDGDLRMTFGETYGAAVCVAEGLVKHHGVEKGDRIGIAARNSANWMIAYMGIIMAGGCATLLNGFWAGEELAYGVRLAECKLVLADSGRAQRLEGTDHSAKVVLMDHGVPAEGLSSVWAAPVDLPSSTAMQMLGQLGPDDIATILYTSGSTGNSKGAWSDHRGVVHGVMNYVGQSAMAKILLESQGKDVSAQPCALIAVPLFHVTGEVPLFLQSYAIARKLVVMPKWDGEEALRLMDAEKVTYFVGVPLMSYEIATHPNRDKYDLTACKSFAAGGAPRPLEHVTKIKDAFPEGFPLLGYGLTETNAVGCGNFNENYMAKPGSTGRASPPMVDLAILDDDGNKLPQGSVGEVCIRSVANFRGYWNNEEATKDAFTDDQYFRTGDLGYLDEDEYLFIVDRKKDIIIRGGENISCIEVEDAIYAHDDIAECSVFGLPDDRMGEVPAAVIRVKDGRDAMSGAQMREFLLSNTAPFKVPLEEHIYPVTEVLPRLGTQKIDKKSLRAEYTARLASA; this is translated from the coding sequence ATGCCCACCCAGCTGGACACTGCGCTTGAAGCGATCATCGGCGAACTGACCAAAGACGGCCAGCCGTTCGCTACGGTTCCATTCGAACGTGATGGTGTTGAAATGCCGGCTTTCGCCGCAGCTCCCCCCACCATGGCGCACTATTTCGCGCACTTCTGTAACCAGCACAAAGACGTGCCGTTTCTGGTCGATGGCGACCTTCGGATGACCTTTGGCGAGACTTACGGCGCAGCGGTTTGCGTTGCCGAAGGTCTGGTCAAACATCACGGCGTTGAAAAGGGCGACCGGATCGGCATCGCGGCGCGCAATTCAGCCAACTGGATGATCGCTTATATGGGCATCATCATGGCTGGCGGCTGCGCGACATTGCTTAACGGGTTCTGGGCAGGCGAAGAGCTGGCTTACGGTGTGCGGCTTGCGGAATGCAAATTGGTGCTGGCGGATAGCGGCCGTGCCCAACGGCTCGAAGGTACAGACCACTCGGCCAAAGTTGTGCTGATGGATCACGGCGTTCCTGCTGAAGGATTGTCGAGCGTGTGGGCAGCACCTGTCGACCTGCCATCTTCAACCGCAATGCAAATGCTGGGTCAGCTTGGTCCGGATGACATTGCCACCATTCTTTACACATCGGGATCGACCGGCAATTCCAAGGGCGCGTGGTCTGATCACCGGGGCGTTGTGCACGGTGTGATGAACTATGTCGGCCAATCGGCCATGGCGAAAATCCTGCTCGAAAGTCAGGGCAAGGATGTCAGTGCACAACCATGTGCGCTTATCGCAGTGCCGCTGTTCCACGTAACCGGCGAAGTTCCTTTGTTCCTGCAAAGCTATGCCATCGCGCGCAAACTGGTGGTGATGCCCAAATGGGACGGCGAAGAAGCGCTACGGCTTATGGACGCGGAAAAAGTGACGTATTTCGTCGGCGTTCCGCTGATGAGCTACGAGATCGCTACCCACCCGAACCGCGACAAATACGATCTTACAGCGTGTAAGAGCTTTGCTGCTGGCGGTGCGCCACGCCCGCTGGAGCATGTAACCAAGATCAAAGACGCCTTTCCCGAAGGCTTCCCGCTGCTTGGATACGGCCTGACAGAGACCAACGCTGTCGGCTGCGGCAACTTCAACGAAAACTACATGGCAAAGCCTGGCTCGACGGGCCGCGCTTCCCCGCCGATGGTCGATCTGGCAATCTTGGATGACGATGGCAACAAACTGCCGCAAGGAAGCGTTGGCGAAGTGTGCATCCGCTCGGTCGCGAACTTCCGGGGATACTGGAACAACGAAGAGGCGACCAAAGACGCCTTCACCGACGATCAGTATTTCCGTACCGGAGACCTCGGCTATCTCGACGAGGACGAATATCTCTTTATCGTTGATCGCAAGAAAGACATCATCATCCGAGGCGGCGAGAACATCTCCTGCATCGAGGTCGAGGATGCAATCTATGCGCATGACGACATCGCAGAATGTTCAGTCTTCGGTTTGCCGGATGATCGCATGGGTGAGGTGCCCGCAGCCGTGATCCGCGTCAAAGATGGCCGCGACGCCATGAGCGGCGCGCAGATGCGCGAATTTCTGCTGTCGAACACGGCACCTTTCAAGGTTCCGCTGGAAGAGCACATCTATCCTGTGACTGAAGTGCTTCCGCGTCTCGGCACGCAGAAAATCGACAAGAAGTCGCTCCGCGCAGAATATACAGCACGACTCGCTTCGGCGTAA